ATGTTCTCTCCAATTTTCCTTtcgacaaaacaaataaaaatttagaaTTCGGTATATCAAATATGTTCGTATAAAGGATAGTCAAATTTGAAGTTGAAATCGAAGTCGAAGAGGCAAAATCTGCGTCCATTTAAGTAACTAACCTCTATACTGGACATTGTTTAAAATCAATGTTGGCAAAATGGTTACATCGCCACGAGATCCTCCTCCAATCTTTATACCACAAATTGATCAACATCATATAAGTTATTCGACATACGCAATTGATTAATTTTCGCAAGTCATATAAGTAAGTATCAAATATTAACCTGTGCTGTTTGTTCGATCTTTAGAACTTCATTCTCCACATCAGCTTCAGGGTCACCAACACATTTCTTGATTTTCTCAATAGGAAGATCTGTAGTATTAAGATCAAACTCTTAGAACATAAACAAAAACAGGATAATCTAATTCGCAGAAGTATAAAAATTATGCATTTACCTAATGATTTCATGACAACTTCAGCACAATCTTTGCTGTATTTTTTCTCCTTCATAGAACACCTAACATGAAAATCTGTCACATAATCCCACCACACCCACGAACGGTTACTCTCGTTCGCTACTCTATGAACACAAAGCTGCCTCAGATTCTCATACACTACATCCTTCCCTTCATATCCTTCACCAAAATCCTTCTCAGGATCCGGCGCGCAATATCGTCCGTGGTTTATACATTGAGACTTACACTGGCTGCTTTCAACAAACGGCTTcggacaaaaccatgttatgtaaTGTGGAGTAAACAACGTATACCCACCTCTCTCAAGAATCTGAGCATGACCCTTAAAATTCTTCACAAAATTCATCTGTTCATCACAACGAGGGCCGCATTCGTCGTTGCTGTTTGTCCAGAACTCATATTCGACCCGATTGTCTGGGTGAGGTACAGATTCCCTCCAGTCAATTCTTAGCAAAACTTCGTCTTTGTTACTTAGAGAATCCTTCAACGAATCGCCAAAGGATTTTTCAATTAGAACCGACGGAATTACAATCTTTTCTATGTATCCGTCCGCATCAGTGCTCTCCTCAGGCGAATCCATAGTTATCAGTGACTCATCAATACTGTCAGTAACTAACACCGCTGCAGCTCCAGCCAGCTGTGCATGCCATACCTTTAAGGCAAAATAACATTCTACAAATGCAAGTAACTTTATCAATAAGCATTATAAAACTTGGATTCAAAGAATCATAATCTTAAGATGGTTGAATTGAATCTTTTAATTGAAGGTATTCTTTCTCATTTTTTAGATCTAGTAAATGAATTAAATCCTATAGTCCAGTTAAGCCAGCTCAGTTGCTAGTTGTGCAAGAACATCAAATACCAGGACACGAGTTGAACCCGAGACATTCCGATTATTCACATAATTGAACCGAACAGGTAAATTTATGTAACAGTAAAAGAACAGAATTAAAGAGGCAAAACATTAAATTAGCAATAATAGATGATAAATGAAACATGAAGCACATGATAAACTTAAAAGGTCAACGGGTTTgaccaaaaagaagaagaaaaaaaaatgaataccTCCGCGATCAAGAAGAACAATAGTTGGACGATTAGACCGAAACTTGAAAGGCTTATCACCTTCAAAGACTTGACAACCATGAGAGACTTTATCAGGATAAACAAGTGATCCAAGAATATAGCCTCCATAATTTGGAATTCCAAAGTTTCCTATGGCACCATCTTTTTTACCTCGTAATTTATGTGGTGACAGAACCGTTATGCTGTTTTTCTCGACCACGAAACGACCTTGAACGTAGCTTAGAATGAAGAACAAAACAAAGATATGAAACATGGAGGGTTTCATTGTATAGGAAACAGAGGTAGAAGGAGGTGTTGTCTTGGTGTTTACGAGAGGAAAGTTTTACATAAAGATAGAGAGAGAGtagagagaatagagagagaagagagagaagagagtttgGTTTTTTTTGAAGTTATTTGAATAAGGTGGAGAGGTTTGAGTTTCACAATCAAGCTGTGACGTAAAGAGAGGGAAAAGATAGGTAAAATGGAAGAGGGGATGGTGGAATGAGTCAGGGGATCTACTAGTACACATATAGAAACATACGTCTGATAATGACATTGTTATATTTATTGTTTCATAAATGTTTGTGATACAAAATAAGACATTAAAACAACATGTATTGGATAACATACTAAAGCTCTTTTCTACCTTAACTTGTGGTGCTGGTTTGAAACTAAATCTAAAATGGTTATTTTTTTAtgaagattttttatttattattataatctttttaatataaaatattggtttcgGTCCTGAAGTTTGTTTTAGGCCGCTCACAAGGTTCAAGACGAAAAACCCAACGGTAAAATAAATGTAGCAAGCGTGAAGAGGAGATATTCCTCTATTCTTCGTGAAGCAAATAATTCTACCTTCAAGAATACTATTAACCAAATCAATTAGAAAGTTGGCCGCGATCTATGCATCATTTTGCGCTTTCTATTTTAATTCGTTCCCATTATTTAAGAGGAAATATGCATTATTTTCGatatttaaattcattattaCTGTCACATCACTTTTCATTCTCTTACTGACTTGGACGTTGGAATGCTAACCTTGTAGGTCAGCACCCTTTCCACCGAACCAAAAGCTTATGTCCACAGTAACAAGCACTAGTACATAATTCACCTAATGATTCTGGTTCCACCACGAAAGAGTGGCGCATTTTGATGCCATCGAAATTTGATTCCCGCATATTTCCACGTTTAGATCTCCTATGATCCATGGTTCCATATCTCCTCTCTTAGACGTTCAtatctctatttctcaattttcttCCTCAAAATTTCAACTTCCTTTTTCAACAGATCCTTCTGATTTATCAACCACATTGACATCCAAAGCCACTCGATCCACCTTTCTCTTTCTCAAATAGAGGGTGATTCAGTCTTAGTAATGTGTCATTCCAATCCTTCACAATAAGATTTTACTCCACTGAGAGTCGATCAAGGAGTATTTCA
The Vicia villosa cultivar HV-30 ecotype Madison, WI linkage group LG6, Vvil1.0, whole genome shotgun sequence genome window above contains:
- the LOC131609037 gene encoding vacuolar-sorting receptor 7-like isoform X2: MKPSMFHIFVLFFILSYVQGRFVVEKNSITVLSPHKLRGKKDGAIGNFGIPNYGGYILGSLVYPDKVSHGCQVFEGDKPFKFRSNRPTIVLLDRGECYFALKVWHAQLAGAAAVLVTDSIDESLITMDSPEESTDADGYIEKIVIPSVLIEKSFGDSLKDSLSNKDEVLLRIDWRESVPHPDNRVEYEFWTNSNDECGPRCDEQMNFVKNFKGHAQILERGGYTLFTPHYITWFCPKPFVESSQCKSQCINHGRYCAPDPEKDFGEGYEGKDVVYENLRQLCVHRVANESNRSWVWWDYVTDFHVRCSMKEKKYSKDCAEVVMKSLDLPIEKIKKCVGDPEADVENEVLKIEQTAQIGGGSRGDVTILPTLILNNVQYRGKLERTSVLKAICAGFKETTEPQVCLSGDIETNECLERRNGGCWQDRSANVTACKDTFRGRVCECPVVEGVQYKGDGYTTCEAFGPARCSINNGGCWSETRNKITFSACSESKVNGCHCPEGFVGDGITCEDIDECKEKSACQCDGCSCKDTWGGYDCKCKGNLLYIKEQDICIERNGSKFGKVLAFVVIAVVAIAGLAGYVFYKYRLRSYMDSEIMAIMSQYMPLDQQNNVVHAESEPLRQGNV
- the LOC131609037 gene encoding vacuolar-sorting receptor 7-like isoform X1 encodes the protein MKPSMFHIFVLFFILSYVQGRFVVEKNSITVLSPHKLRGKKDGAIGNFGIPNYGGYILGSLVYPDKVSHGCQVFEGDKPFKFRSNRPTIVLLDRGECYFALKVWHAQLAGAAAVLVTDSIDESLITMDSPEESTDADGYIEKIVIPSVLIEKSFGDSLKDSLSNKDEVLLRIDWRESVPHPDNRVEYEFWTNSNDECGPRCDEQMNFVKNFKGHAQILERGGYTLFTPHYITWFCPKPFVESSQCKSQCINHGRYCAPDPEKDFGEGYEGKDVVYENLRQLCVHRVANESNRSWVWWDYVTDFHVRCSMKEKKYSKDCAEVVMKSLDLPIEKIKKCVGDPEADVENEVLKIEQTAQIGGGSRGDVTILPTLILNNVQYRGKLERTSVLKAICAGFKETTEPQVCLSGDIETNECLERRNGGCWQDRSANVTACKDTFRGRVCECPVVEGVQYKGDGYTTCEAFGPARCSINNGGCWSETRNKITFSACSESKVNGCHCPEGFVGDGITCEDIDECKEKSACQCDGCSCKDTWGGYDCKCKGNLLYIKEQDICIAERNGSKFGKVLAFVVIAVVAIAGLAGYVFYKYRLRSYMDSEIMAIMSQYMPLDQQNNVVHAESEPLRQGNV